One segment of Stomatobaculum sp. F0698 DNA contains the following:
- the lepB gene encoding signal peptidase I yields MRAAYETEDSLLRRICRLIVEIVTVIAFAWFIVYSFGTQVVNSGQSMRPTMEDGDRLLLDRFGFKLFGPQRFDIVLFKSSSGQTNIKRIVALPGESVEIRDGKLYVNGKLLESPSHLKFGEITSPGRVGESISLGRDEYFVLSDNLESGEDSRSESIGNVTRKMIRGRVWFRMQPFGSLGRIR; encoded by the coding sequence ATGCGCGCTGCGTATGAAACGGAAGATAGTTTATTACGGCGGATATGCCGTCTGATTGTTGAGATTGTAACGGTCATCGCCTTTGCATGGTTTATCGTTTATTCCTTCGGAACCCAGGTGGTGAACAGCGGCCAAAGCATGCGTCCCACCATGGAGGACGGAGATAGGCTGCTTTTGGATCGCTTCGGCTTTAAGCTCTTCGGTCCCCAGCGTTTTGACATCGTGCTCTTTAAGAGCAGCAGCGGCCAGACCAATATAAAGCGCATCGTGGCGCTGCCCGGCGAGAGCGTCGAGATTCGGGACGGCAAGCTCTATGTGAACGGCAAGCTTCTCGAGAGCCCTTCCCATCTCAAATTCGGGGAAATTACGAGTCCCGGACGGGTCGGCGAGAGCATTTCGCTCGGTCGGGACGAATATTTTGTGTTGAGTGACAATCTGGAGTCGGGAGAAGATTCCCGCTCCGAGAGTATAGGCAATGTCACGCGGAAAATGATACGCGGTCGGGTGTGGTTCCGAATGCAACCCTTCGGTTCCCTGGGACGCATCCGCTGA